The genomic DNA AATTTACCTGTAAATATCGAAAATATTGAAAGAATTGAGATTCTCAAAGGAGCGGCATCACGTATTTATGGACAAAATGCCTTTTCGGGAGCAATAAATATTGTAACAAAAACTACAAAATCGAAAAATATCAAACTTAATACTACAATAGGAAGCTACAATTACTCCAACAACAATATATCAGTTTCTTTACCAGTAAAAAATTATGAGCAATTATTAAGTTACTCCAAAAAATCTTCAACAGGCTATATTTCTAATACCGATTTTGATATTACTAATGTATTTTATCAATCCTCTTTTAAAAAGAAAATTAATTTTTATGCAGGATACACAGATAAAAAATACGGAGCAAACAACTTTTACACTAACTTATTTCCCTGGCAATGGGAAACAACACGCACAGCATTTTTAAATACCTCATATATTAGCAAGCATTTTGAATCAAAAATTTACTGGAGTCAAAATTATGATGAGTTTGTATTAAAGCGTGATACACCACAATTTTATCAAAATATTCACACAACTGATGTTATTGGTGCTGAATTAAAATTCAATTTTACAACTTCTCTTGGTAAAACATCAATTGGTGCTGAGATAATTAATGAGAACATAAGAAGTTCAAATCTTGGTAATCATAATCGTTCAAATGTTGGATTCTATTTCGAACAACGGATAATCATTGATAAATTTTATATTACACCTGGAACATATTTTTGTTGGTACTCTGATTATAACACAGCTTTTTATCCGGGAATTGATATTGGATATTATTTCTCTCCAAAATTGGAATTTTATGCAGGTATTGGCAAATCGTACAGGGTGCCTACATTTACAGAACTTTATTATAACAGTCCGGGAAATATCGGAAATACTGAACTTATGCCCGAAAAAGCAATTTCTTATGAACTCGGTGCAAAACAAAAAAATAAATATTTTAGAATAAATGCTTCTGTTTTTAAAAGAAATTCAAACAATCTTATTGATTGGGTTCGTAAAAATGATACATCATCATGGAAGGTTCAAAATATTTCTAAAATAAATATGTTTGGTTTTGAAATAAATCAAAAAATCTTTTTAAAACAATTTTTTAAAACTTCATTTCCAATAAATTACCTTAATCTAAAATATTCATTTCTT from Bacteroidota bacterium includes the following:
- a CDS encoding TonB-dependent receptor, giving the protein MHFRILLFAIIILPISVFSQQEKILILDEIEVSANRINSTLGKTFKSVTVISKEEISSMPVQSVEDILKYFTNVDIRQRGVFGVQADVAIRGGTFEQTLILLNGIKISNPQTAHHNLNLPVNIENIERIEILKGAASRIYGQNAFSGAINIVTKTTKSKNIKLNTTIGSYNYSNNNISVSLPVKNYEQLLSYSKKSSTGYISNTDFDITNVFYQSSFKKKINFYAGYTDKKYGANNFYTNLFPWQWETTRTAFLNTSYISKHFESKIYWSQNYDEFVLKRDTPQFYQNIHTTDVIGAELKFNFTTSLGKTSIGAEIINENIRSSNLGNHNRSNVGFYFEQRIIIDKFYITPGTYFCWYSDYNTAFYPGIDIGYYFSPKLEFYAGIGKSYRVPTFTELYYNSPGNIGNTELMPEKAISYELGAKQKNKYFRINASVFKRNSNNLIDWVRKNDTSSWKVQNISKINMFGFEINQKIFLKQFFKTSFPINYLNLKYSFLDANIVDVESITKNTLNHFRHQFILSFENKIFKNVNQVWQIRYEDRICNKAHTLVDSRISYKKNNISLYFEINNIFNVKYFEFGSIEMPGRWIHGGTTININFD